The following proteins are co-located in the Clostridiales bacterium genome:
- a CDS encoding iron-only hydrogenase system regulator, with amino-acid sequence MESRVALIGVIIENHNSVEELNRILHQYAEYIIGRMGVPYPKRGISVISIALDAPGDEISSLSGKLGMLPGVSTKTIYSKISNEAPKEG; translated from the coding sequence ATGGAATCAAGAGTGGCACTGATCGGAGTCATCATTGAGAATCATAATTCTGTGGAGGAACTAAACCGCATTCTACATCAGTATGCGGAGTATATTATCGGACGCATGGGCGTTCCCTATCCCAAGCGCGGCATATCCGTCATCAGCATTGCGCTGGATGCTCCCGGGGATGAAATCAGCTCTCTCTCCGGAAAACTAGGAATGCTGCCGGGAGTCAGCACCAAAACCATTTATTCTAAGATCAGCAATGAAGCACCGAAAGAAGGTTGA
- a CDS encoding Arc family DNA-binding protein has protein sequence MDNKEKDKKQLLLRLSPTLWKELASWAEDDFRSINGQIEYLLTECVRQRKKSNGKHLEDQREESL, from the coding sequence ACAATAAAGAAAAAGATAAAAAACAACTTTTACTACGCTTATCGCCGACACTCTGGAAAGAGCTTGCTTCCTGGGCGGAGGATGACTTTCGGTCCATCAACGGCCAGATAGAGTACCTCCTTACAGAATGCGTCCGGCAGCGAAAAAAATCCAACGGGAAACACCTGGAAGATCAAAGAGAAGAATCACTCTGA
- a CDS encoding NAD(P)H-hydrate epimerase, translated as MICAGKDTKTIKSCYNRSEVGGCSNSIWFRSDKEISMETLRRGGEISMETLKDKQFSGEKAVTAAQMKEIERRADQAGLSYYQMMENAGTRASEFIAEHHPIAGQKVLILCGRGNNGGDGFVVARKLEKLGARVSIALLEGEPKTPDSIENYRLCKELNIPFLSGAGESDAILSQVKTAEIIVDGIFGTGFHGILGEKVRKVTEQINISIASVYALDMPSGVNGDSGEADIDSIRADYTLSFHRMKPAHTMMKAIEYCGDVVCLSIGIEEVLKEECH; from the coding sequence ATGATCTGTGCAGGCAAGGATACAAAAACAATAAAATCATGTTATAATCGGAGTGAAGTGGGTGGCTGCAGTAACTCTATTTGGTTCAGGAGTGACAAAGAAATTAGCATGGAAACATTGAGGAGAGGCGGAGAAATTAGCATGGAAACATTGAAGGATAAGCAATTTTCGGGGGAGAAAGCGGTTACCGCTGCCCAGATGAAAGAGATTGAGAGAAGGGCAGATCAAGCTGGGCTATCCTATTATCAGATGATGGAAAACGCAGGGACAAGGGCTTCGGAATTTATTGCGGAGCACCACCCTATAGCAGGTCAAAAGGTACTGATTCTCTGTGGCAGAGGAAATAATGGAGGCGACGGGTTTGTTGTCGCAAGAAAACTTGAAAAGCTGGGAGCAAGGGTATCCATTGCCCTATTAGAAGGTGAACCGAAGACGCCTGATTCTATAGAAAATTATAGACTTTGCAAAGAACTAAATATTCCGTTTCTAAGCGGAGCAGGGGAGAGCGACGCAATCCTCTCGCAGGTTAAGACCGCAGAAATCATCGTGGATGGAATCTTTGGAACAGGGTTTCATGGGATCTTGGGCGAGAAGGTCAGAAAAGTAACCGAGCAAATCAACATATCGATTGCGTCTGTTTATGCGCTGGATATGCCGAGCGGAGTGAACGGAGACAGCGGCGAAGCCGATATTGATTCCATTCGTGCTGATTATACACTGTCATTTCATCGCATGAAACCTGCCCATACCATGATGAAGGCCATAGAATATTGTGGCGATGTGGTCTGTCTTTCCATTGGAATCGAAGAGGTTTTGAAGGAAGAATGCCATTAG
- the hydG gene encoding [FeFe] hydrogenase H-cluster radical SAM maturase HydG — MNQGKRYEVTSAKAAEFISHDEILETLAYAESHKQDTALIDSILEKASQRKGLTHRESAVLLECDLEEQNNRIYTLAEQMKKDIYGNRIVLFAPLYLSNYCINGCVYCPYHAKNRHIARKKLTQEEIRKEVIALQDMGHKRLAIEAGEDPQNNPIEYILESIETIYGIHHKNGAIRRVNVNIAATTVENYRKLKDAGIGTYILFQETYHQKSYEALHPTGPKHDYAYHTEAMDRAMEGGIDDVGLGVLFGLELYRYDFVGLLMHAEHLEAAYGVGPHTISVPRIRHADGIDADSFDNGITDDAFAKIVACIRLAVPYTGMIVSTRESQRCRERVLHLGVSQVSGGSRTSVGGYAEPEPDDMKSEQFDVADTRTLDEVVKWLMELGYIPSFCTACYREGRTGDRFMALSKNGEIQNCCHPNALMTLKEYLEDYSSPETKQIGESLISSELSNIPREKVRELVIRNLNEISGGFRDFRL, encoded by the coding sequence ATGAATCAAGGGAAGCGGTATGAGGTAACCTCCGCTAAAGCTGCCGAATTTATCAGCCATGATGAAATACTGGAAACCCTCGCTTATGCCGAATCCCATAAACAGGACACTGCCTTGATTGATTCAATTCTGGAAAAAGCCAGTCAGAGAAAGGGATTGACCCACCGTGAATCTGCCGTTCTTTTAGAATGCGATTTGGAAGAGCAGAACAATAGAATTTACACTCTTGCAGAGCAGATGAAAAAGGATATTTACGGAAATCGAATTGTTTTGTTTGCACCCCTCTATCTATCAAATTACTGCATTAACGGCTGCGTATACTGCCCCTATCACGCCAAGAACCGTCATATCGCACGAAAAAAACTGACGCAGGAGGAAATCCGCAAAGAGGTCATCGCACTTCAGGACATGGGCCATAAGCGTCTTGCCATCGAGGCGGGAGAAGATCCACAAAATAATCCCATAGAATATATCTTGGAAAGCATAGAGACCATCTACGGGATTCACCATAAGAATGGTGCGATCCGGCGTGTTAACGTCAATATCGCCGCTACTACAGTTGAAAACTACAGGAAGCTAAAAGATGCAGGGATCGGTACCTATATTCTGTTTCAGGAGACCTATCATCAAAAGAGCTACGAAGCGCTCCATCCAACGGGCCCAAAGCATGATTATGCATATCATACTGAAGCCATGGATCGCGCGATGGAAGGCGGCATCGATGATGTCGGCCTCGGCGTCCTCTTTGGACTGGAACTTTATCGCTATGATTTTGTAGGGCTTTTGATGCATGCAGAACATTTGGAAGCAGCCTACGGAGTAGGCCCACACACCATCAGCGTTCCCAGAATCAGGCACGCCGACGGCATTGACGCTGATTCATTTGACAACGGAATTACAGATGATGCCTTCGCTAAAATTGTAGCCTGCATCAGACTTGCGGTGCCATATACCGGAATGATTGTCTCCACCCGTGAGAGTCAGCGTTGCCGGGAGCGAGTCCTCCACCTTGGAGTTTCGCAGGTCAGCGGAGGTTCCAGAACCAGTGTGGGCGGCTATGCAGAGCCGGAACCGGACGATATGAAGTCAGAACAGTTTGATGTTGCGGATACCAGAACGCTGGATGAAGTGGTCAAATGGCTCATGGAGCTTGGCTATATTCCAAGCTTCTGCACTGCATGTTATCGTGAAGGCCGAACGGGAGACCGTTTTATGGCCCTGAGCAAGAACGGTGAAATACAAAACTGTTGTCACCCCAATGCCCTGATGACGCTTAAAGAGTATCTGGAAGACTATTCCTCTCCAGAAACAAAACAAATCGGAGAAAGCCTGATCTCATCTGAGCTTTCCAATATTCCAAGAGAAAAGGTACGTGAGCTGGTAATTCGAAATTTGAATGAAATCAGCGGCGGCTTTCGAGATTTCAGATTATAG
- the hydE gene encoding [FeFe] hydrogenase H-cluster radical SAM maturase HydE yields MKHTELDITEQRNNLKQLIDTLERDQKLSSEEYALLIESRSAELSEYLFEKARRIREQHYGTDVYLRGLIEFTNYCKNDCYYCGIRRSNKNAARYRLTKEQILFCCEEGYRLGFRTFVLQGGEDGHFSDTVLIEIIRAIKSRFPDCAITLSIGERTAESYRAYYEAGAERYLLRHETADPDHYSKLHPESMTLASRKQCLWELKQIGYQVGCGFMVGSPGQTTAHLASDLIFLQELQPQMVGIGPFIPHHDTPFAKEPSGTAELTLFLLGLIRLMLPAVLLPATTALGTIDPMGREKGILAGGNVVMPNLSPRDVRDKYLLYDNKICTGDEAAECRHCIEGRMNRVGYQVVVARGDSKLINQESDGTRCPSETL; encoded by the coding sequence ATGAAACACACTGAACTTGATATAACCGAACAACGGAACAATTTGAAGCAGCTCATTGATACACTGGAGCGAGATCAGAAACTTTCTTCCGAAGAATATGCACTGCTCATCGAGAGCAGAAGTGCAGAACTTAGCGAATACCTCTTTGAAAAAGCCCGCCGGATCAGGGAGCAGCACTACGGAACCGACGTGTATCTGCGCGGACTCATTGAATTTACAAATTACTGTAAAAACGACTGCTACTATTGCGGAATCCGCAGAAGCAATAAAAATGCAGCGCGATATCGGCTGACGAAGGAACAGATTTTGTTCTGCTGCGAAGAAGGATACCGCCTGGGCTTTCGTACCTTTGTACTCCAAGGCGGAGAAGACGGTCATTTTAGTGACACAGTTCTTATTGAAATCATCCGTGCAATCAAGAGCCGCTTTCCAGACTGTGCCATTACCCTTTCCATTGGAGAGCGTACTGCAGAAAGCTATCGGGCATATTATGAGGCTGGCGCAGAACGGTATCTGCTCCGCCACGAAACGGCAGATCCAGATCACTACAGCAAGCTCCATCCTGAATCAATGACACTGGCAAGCCGAAAACAATGTCTTTGGGAATTGAAGCAGATCGGATATCAAGTTGGCTGCGGTTTTATGGTCGGTTCCCCCGGTCAGACAACGGCACACCTTGCTTCGGACCTGATATTTTTGCAGGAACTTCAACCTCAGATGGTTGGAATCGGCCCCTTTATCCCCCACCACGATACGCCCTTTGCAAAGGAGCCATCCGGAACTGCTGAGCTGACGCTGTTCCTCCTCGGACTGATCCGCCTTATGCTCCCCGCAGTACTGCTGCCTGCGACCACTGCGCTGGGAACCATCGATCCCATGGGCAGAGAAAAAGGAATTCTGGCGGGTGGTAATGTGGTCATGCCCAATCTATCCCCCAGAGACGTTCGAGATAAGTATCTTCTGTACGACAACAAGATCTGCACCGGCGACGAAGCCGCCGAATGCCGCCACTGCATAGAAGGCCGAATGAATAGAGTCGGTTATCAAGTCGTTGTCGCAAGAGGAGATTCAAAATTGATTAATCAGGAATCCGATGGCACTCGATGTCCATCCGAAACGCTGTAA
- a CDS encoding PAS domain-containing sensor histidine kinase: MGVYYQQDNDQFYDAFFKNSVTAMLIIDYETLKIVDANYAACKFYKYSYQEFLKLKITDLNTLRSDQVYTQLNLAASHVKNSFTFKHKLSTGEIKNVLVNSGVVNINQKNYIHTIVFDITDREVSLKPVSQMQAILDNLPFVAWFKDLQGRYMAINKSFEDQYGCLKENVVGKYDFEIFTKAQADTFLFGDIDIITKKKKVHFEEKNENGRWNEVYKSPVYNEYGNIIGTTGITRDITDKKLQEKALHDAGRREMLLLQETIELKDNFITLITHEFKTPIAIINAAIQTMEIVCKDDITAKMKNYLNKIKQNSLRQQRLVDNLLDITRLKAGRMKSSFTNVEIVSFTNEIVESVKLYADQKLLRLTFQSSCKTLMVSTDIEKYERIILNLLSNAIKFTPANKSINVILYKKGSYLKVDIKDKGIGIPDDKKSIIFERFGQADTSLTRQAEGTGIGLYLVKLMVDNLGGTIDVSSEVDYGSTFSISLPLQLGSPKKAHVINESKILQATSLEFSDIIL; the protein is encoded by the coding sequence ATGGGGGTCTATTACCAACAGGACAATGACCAGTTTTATGATGCCTTTTTTAAAAACAGCGTCACCGCGATGCTGATAATTGATTATGAAACACTGAAAATTGTCGACGCAAACTATGCTGCCTGTAAATTTTATAAATACAGCTATCAGGAATTCTTGAAGTTAAAGATTACCGATCTAAACACACTTCGATCGGATCAGGTTTATACACAGCTAAATCTGGCTGCTTCACACGTAAAGAACAGTTTCACTTTTAAGCATAAGCTCTCGACAGGGGAAATCAAAAATGTGCTGGTAAACTCAGGCGTCGTCAATATTAATCAAAAAAATTACATACATACCATCGTATTTGATATCACGGATCGCGAAGTATCCCTGAAACCGGTATCTCAGATGCAGGCGATTTTGGACAACCTACCCTTTGTTGCCTGGTTTAAAGATCTTCAGGGCAGGTATATGGCAATTAATAAATCCTTCGAGGATCAATACGGTTGTCTGAAAGAAAATGTTGTCGGAAAATATGATTTTGAGATATTCACCAAAGCACAAGCAGACACCTTTCTTTTCGGGGATATTGACATTATAACAAAGAAGAAAAAAGTGCATTTCGAGGAGAAGAATGAAAACGGAAGGTGGAATGAGGTTTATAAAAGCCCGGTATATAATGAGTACGGCAATATTATCGGAACCACCGGTATTACCAGGGACATCACGGACAAAAAGCTTCAGGAAAAAGCCTTGCATGATGCCGGAAGAAGAGAGATGCTGCTGCTGCAGGAAACCATTGAACTTAAAGACAATTTTATCACTTTGATCACCCACGAATTCAAAACACCGATTGCCATCATCAATGCAGCAATACAAACCATGGAAATTGTATGCAAGGATGACATCACTGCAAAGATGAAAAACTATCTTAATAAAATAAAACAGAATTCGCTGAGACAGCAGCGCCTGGTTGATAATTTGCTTGATATCACCAGACTAAAGGCTGGCAGAATGAAATCCAGCTTTACCAATGTGGAAATAGTGTCTTTCACAAATGAAATTGTTGAGTCTGTAAAGCTCTATGCAGATCAAAAGCTGCTGAGACTGACCTTTCAATCATCCTGCAAAACACTCATGGTCTCTACCGATATTGAAAAATACGAAAGAATCATTCTTAATTTACTTTCCAACGCCATCAAGTTCACCCCAGCAAATAAAAGCATCAACGTCATATTATATAAAAAGGGTTCCTATCTAAAGGTGGATATCAAGGATAAGGGAATCGGTATTCCAGACGATAAGAAATCCATTATATTTGAACGTTTTGGTCAGGCGGATACTTCTCTGACCCGTCAGGCTGAAGGTACCGGAATCGGTTTGTACTTGGTCAAGCTTATGGTGGATAACCTGGGCGGAACCATAGATGTATCCAGTGAAGTGGATTATGGCTCAACCTTCTCCATATCGCTGCCGCTTCAGTTAGGCAGCCCAAAAAAGGCGCATGTAATTAATGAAAGTAAGATTTTACAGGCCACCTCATTGGAGTTCTCTGACATCATATTGTAA